In Methanococcoides methylutens, a single window of DNA contains:
- a CDS encoding metallophosphoesterase family protein: MKLLIISDIHGNKDALDAVLSVPHDEVVCLGDLVDYGPDPVGCIESLMDPDIPVIKGNHDNAVASKVDCGCGYKYKHLSTATREYTWGQLDDMHMGFLMKLPMHIERTLDGKNMLFTHGSPRSMYEYIKPDTPEEEVLDMIEGVEADFIVIGHSHIPFVRQVGDVTIINPGSVGQPRNGDVHASCAVFDTENHSVELIKCEYDLEAVCKSIQKKMPHPEELIEILRRGY; the protein is encoded by the coding sequence ATGAAACTCTTGATAATATCGGATATCCATGGAAATAAGGATGCTCTTGACGCAGTACTTTCCGTACCGCATGATGAAGTTGTCTGCCTTGGTGATCTTGTGGACTATGGTCCTGATCCGGTTGGTTGCATTGAATCCCTGATGGATCCGGATATTCCAGTGATCAAAGGCAATCATGACAATGCAGTGGCTTCAAAGGTGGATTGTGGATGCGGCTACAAGTACAAGCATCTGTCAACAGCCACCAGGGAATATACGTGGGGACAGCTCGATGACATGCATATGGGATTTCTGATGAAATTGCCGATGCACATTGAAAGGACTCTCGATGGAAAGAATATGCTCTTTACTCATGGAAGCCCGAGGTCGATGTATGAATATATTAAGCCTGATACTCCTGAAGAAGAGGTGCTTGACATGATCGAAGGTGTGGAGGCAGACTTTATAGTCATTGGTCACTCCCATATACCTTTTGTCAGGCAGGTGGGTGATGTGACAATAATAAATCCCGGTTCGGTTGGCCAGCCAAGGAATGGGGATGTACATGCGAGTTGCGCTGTTTTCGACACTGAAAACCATTCTGTAGAGCTCATAAAATGCGAATATGATCTGGAAGCTGTATGCAAGAGTATACAAAAGAAGATGCCTCACCCAGAAGAACTCATAGAGATATTAAGAAGAGGTTATTGA